A part of Macrobrachium nipponense isolate FS-2020 chromosome 26, ASM1510439v2, whole genome shotgun sequence genomic DNA contains:
- the LOC135199724 gene encoding uncharacterized protein LOC135199724, producing MKLLVALAVLGLCSALPGYSGGFGHGGGFGHGGGFGHGGGFGHGVGYGHGGGYGYGGAPLYDGIVVDTPAVAAAKAQFYRQYSRLAAKAAAAPDINAYGYPSGYGSGWYVAMAVLGVCSAGDPHQAFGSGWDPHGSGGGGGYYQPLYTGPLASSVPAGIGGKVIPVSDTYEVAAAKNAFYHAYQRQLAAVAKGGHKHDGVSGHGGGFGGLGHGGLYGHGGVSGHVGGLGMVEVMAMGELPFTTAKS from the exons ATGAAGCTTCTG GTTGCTCTGGCAGTTTTGGGGTTGTGTTCAGCCCTCCCTGGTTACAGTGGCGGTTTTGGCCATGGTGGAGGCTTTGGCCATGGTGGAGGGTTTGGCCATGGTGGAGGCTTTGGCCACGGCGTAGGCTATGGTCACGGGGGAGGCTACGGCTACGGTGGAGCTCCCCTTTACGACGGCATAGTCGTAGACACTCCAGCTGTGGCAGCAGCAAAGGCCCAGTTCTACAGGCAGTACAGCAGACTGGCAGCTAAGGCAGCAGCAGCCCCTGATATCAATGCTTACGGATATCCGAGTGGTTATGGCTCCGGATGGTAC GTTGCTATGGCAGTTTTGGGGGTGTGCTCAGCAGGCGACCCCCATCAGGCCTTCGGCTCCGGCTGGGATCCTCAtggtagtggaggaggaggaggttactACCAGCCTCTATATACTGGGCCTTTGGCTTCATCCGTTCCAGCAGGCATCGGAGGGAAGGTCATCCCTGTCTCTGATACCTACGAGGTGGCTGCTGCTAAGAATGCCTTCTACCACGCTTACCAGAGGCAGTTGGCAGCCGTTGCAAAAGGTGGCCACAAACATGATGGAGTCTCTGGCCATGGTGGAGGCTTTGGAGGACTTGGCCATGGTGGATTGTATGGTCATGGTGGAGTCTCTGGCCACGTTGGAGGTTTGGGCATGGTGGAGGTTATGGCTATGGGGGAGCTCCCATTTACGACGGCCAAGTCGTAG
- the LOC135199725 gene encoding uncharacterized protein LOC135199725 has protein sequence MKVLVAMAFLGVCSAGDPHQAFGSGWDPHGGGGGGGGGYYQPRYTGPLASSVPAGIGGKVIPVSDTYEVAAAKNAFYHAYQRQLAAVAKGGHGHGGGGFGHGGGYGHGGGGFGHGGGGFGHGGGGFGHGGGYGHGGVGFGHSGGGFGHGGGGFGHGGLYGHGGGGFGHGGGYGYGGAPLYDGIVVDTPAVSKAKAQFYRHYSKGAAAAAAAPDINVYGSQKGYGSGWNLDKGSTMKILVALAVLGACSAGVPHQAYYDSHWDLQGGGNKQPKWTGPLASTVPAGVGGKIVPVSDTVEVAAVKEAFFQEYERQLAFISRLGSSHYQGHSGPHVHNGRGGGFGHGGGYVHSGGLGHGGGFGHGDGYVHSGGLGHGGGLGHGGGYGHHGGLGHGGGFSHGGGYADGGSYGHYGGSGHGAGYAHGGNYAHSGSSGHGGGFSHDGGFSHGVGYVHGGSYVHGGGHAHGGGLGHGGGSGYEGAPIVKGRVVDTPAVAAAKAQFFQLYKQQAAAAAEESPLLKA, from the exons ATGAAGGTTCTG GTTGCTATGGCATTTTTGGGGGTGTGCTCAGCGGGCGACCCCCATCAGGCCTTCGGCTCCGGCTGGGATCCTCatggaggcggaggaggaggaggaggaggttactACCAACCTCGATATACCGGGCCTTTGGCTTCGTCCGTTCCAGCAGGCATCGGAGGGAAGGTCATACCTGTCTCTGATACCTACGAGGTGGCTGCTGCTAAGAACGCCTTCTACCACGCTTACCAGAGGCAGCTGGCTGCCGTTGCAAAAGGTGGCCACGGCCATGGTGGAGGAGGCTTTGGACATGGTGGAGGATATGGCCATGGAGGAGGAGGCTTTGGCCATGGTGGAGGAGGATTTGGCCATGGTGGAGGAGGATTTGGCCATGGTGGAGGATATGGCCATGGAGGAGTAGGCTTTGGCCACAGTGGAGGAGGCTTTGGCCATGGTGGAGGAGGCTTTGGCCACGGAGGATTGTATGGCCATGGTGGAGGAGGTTTTGGCCACGGTGGAGGCTACGGCTATGGTGGAGCTCCCCTGTATGACGGCATAGTCGTAGACACTCCAGCTGTGTCCAAAGCAAAGGCCCAGTTCTACAGGCACTACAGCAAAGGAGCCGCTGCGGCTGCAGCAGCCCCTGATATTAATGTTTACGGAAGCCAGAAGGGTTATGGCTCCGGATG gaaccttgataagggtt CAACCATGAAGATCTTG GTTGCTCTGGCAGTTTTGGGGGCGTGCTCGGCGGGTGTCCCCCATCAGGCCTACTACGACTCTCACTGGGATCTTCAGGGCGGCGGTAACAAGCAGCCCAAATGGACAGGGCCCTTGGCTTCCACCGTCCCAGCAGGCGTCGGAGGGAAGATCGTCCCTGTCTCTGATACTGTCGAGGTCGCTGCAGTTAAGGAAGCCTTCTTCCAGGAGTACGAGAGACAGCTGGCTTTCATTTCACGTCTCGGCTCTTCGCACTACCAGGGTCACTCGGGGCCTCATGTACACAATGGCAGAGGTGGAGGCTTTGGCCATGGTGGTGGCTATGTCCACAGTGGAGGCCTAGGCCATGGTGGAGGCTTTGGCCATGGTGATGGCTATGTCCACAGTGGAGGCCTAGGCCATGGTGGAGGCCTAGGCCATGGTGGAGGCTATGGGCATCATGGAGGCCTAGGACATGGTGGAGGCTTTAGCCATGGTGGTGGCTATGCCGATGGTGGAAGCTATGGTCATTATGGAGGCTCTGGTCATGGTGCTGGCTATGCTCACGGAGGAAATTATGCCCACAGTGGAAGTTCTGGCCATGGTGGGGGATTTAGCCATGATGGAGGCTTTAGCCACGGTGTTGGCTATGTCCATGGTGGCAGCTATGTCCATGGTGGAGGCCATGCACATGGTGGAGGCCTTGGCCATGGTGGAGGCTCTGGGTATGAGGGAGCTCCCATTGTCAAGGGCCGAGTAGTTGACACGCCAGCTGTGGCAGCAGCAAAGGCCCAGTTCTTCCAGCTGTACAAACAACAAGCTGCTGCGGCTGCAGAAGAGTCACCACTTCTAAAGGCGTGA
- the LOC135199723 gene encoding adhesive plaque matrix protein-like, which yields MPRWFWLCLACAWLPPNTPPKWKPRELASSKLSELPNKLLLPASTQNPSPSRLTEAPVRCRWCTCPAVDGRVTPVSDTAEVRAATNAFYRAYKAQLEATEDSSESESYVLKTDSDSSAKYVVKTDPETSSRYLYKAVPVPSPAYRARSGSETSVKYILKTDPETSSKYLYKPDQETAAEYAAQPYSAGSAKYVIKTDPDTSDKYLYKAVPTISGAYVVAPSTAEFRTKGDSETSAKYVLKTDPESSAKYVLKTDAETSNKYLYKAVPTSSPESRTRADSEKSADYVLKADSESSAKYVVKTDPETSSRYLYKAVPVPSSEYRAKSGSETSVKYVLKTDPETSSKYLYKPDQETAAEYAAKPYSADSAKYVIKTDSDSQDKYLYKAVPTISGAYVVRDDSETSHKYKLQAVPQTSATYRAKTDPAYLASHGYEGSSVYVAKVAPEGSAKFETKDDAAYKAKYDPAYVAKVVPASTPEFRSKDDPAYKAKSDPAYVAKVVPGSAAEFRAKEDPAYKAKSDPAYVAKVVPAKHSSNVQLQAIGWARVRFALLKFPCWSRRQALLQPQGPLTLK from the exons GTGGTTCTGGCTGTGTTTGGCGTGTGCCTGGCTTCCGCCCAATACACCCCCGAAGTGGAAGCCGAGAGAACTCGCTTCTTCGAAGCTTTCCGAGCTGCCAAACAAGCTGCTGCTTCCAGCAAGTACTCAGAACCCCAGCCCCAGCCGCCTAACAGAGGCACCCGTTCGCTGCCGCTGGTGCACCTGCCCGGCCGTTGATGGAAGGGTCACGCCCGTCAGTGACACAGCCGAAGTCAGGGCTGCCACTAACGCTTTCTACAGAGCCTACAAAGCTCAACTTGAGGCCACTGAAGATTCGTCTGAATCAGAGTCATATGTGCTCAAGACTGATTCTGACTCATCTGCTAAGTATGTGGTGAAGACTGACCCAGAAACATCAAGCAGATATTTGTATAAGGCTGTTCCAGTACCATCACCTGCATACAGAGCAAGATCTGGCTCTGAAACATCAGTTAAGTATATACTGAAGACTGATCCTGAAACATCCTCTAAGTATTTGTATAAGCCTGACCAAGAAACTGCAGCTGAATATGCAGCACAGCCATATTCTGCAGGCTCAGCTAAATATGTCATTAAGACTGATCCTGACACTTCAGACAAATATTTGTATAAGGCTGTTCCAACAATATCAGGTGCTTACGTA GTTGCTCCTTCAACAGCTGAATTTAGAACAAAGGGTGATTCTGAGACATCAGCTAAGTATGTACTGAAGACTGATCCTGAGTCATCTGCTAAGTATGTGCTAAAGACTGATGCTGAAAcatcaaataaatatttgtataaggCTGTGCCAACATCATCACCTGAATCCAGGACAAGGGCTGATTCTGAAAAATCAGCTGACTATGTGCTTAAGGCTGATTCTGAGTCATCTGCTAAGTATGTGGTGAAGACTGACCCAGAAACATCAAGCAGATATTTGTATAAGGCTGTTCCAGTACCATCATCTGAATACAGAGCAAAGTCTGGCTCAGAAACATCAGTCAAGTATGTACTGAAGACTGATCCTGAAACATCCTCCAAGTATTTGTATAAGCCTGACCAAGAAACTGCAGCTGAATATGCAGCAAAGCCTTATTCTGCAGACTCAGCTAAATATGTCATCAAGACTGATTCTGACTCACaagataaatatttgtataagGCTGTTCCAACAATATCAGGTGCTTACGTAGTAAGGGACGATTCTGAAACATCACATAAATATAAGCTCCAGGCTGTTCCTCAGACATCAGCTACATACAGAGCAAAGACTGACCCTGCATATTTAGCAAGCCATGGGTATGAAGGATCTTCTGTATATGTGGCAAAGGTTGCTCCTGAAGGTTCAGCCAAATTTGAAACAAAGGATGATGCTGCATACAAAGCAAAGTATGACCCTGCATATGTGGCGAAAGTTGTTCCTGCATCGACACCAGAATTCAGATCAAAGGATGATCCTGCATACAAAGCCAAGTCTGACCCTGCATATGTGGCAAAGGTTGTTCCTGGATCGGCAGCTGAATTCAGAGCAAAGGAAGATCCTGCATACAAAGCCAAGTCTGACCCTGCATATGTGGCGAAGGTTGTTCCTGCAAAACACAGTTCCAATGTCCAACTCCAAGCCATTGGATGGGCCAGGGTCCGTTTCGCCCTCCTCAAATTCCCCTGCTGGTCCCGTCGCCAGGCCCTTCTCCAGCCTCAGGGTCCCCTTACACTCAAGTAA
- the LOC135200419 gene encoding uncharacterized protein LOC135200419 yields the protein MKVLIALAVLRVCSALPGYIGGYGPGGFGHGEGYGHGGGYGYGGAPLYDGIVVDTPAVAAAKAQFFRQYNRLAAKAAAAPDINAYGYPSGYGSGWY from the exons ATGAAGGTTCTG ATTGCTTTGGCGGTTCTGAGAGTGTGCTCAGCCCTCCCTGGTTACATTGGAGGCTATGGCCCTGGTGGCTTTGGGCATGGTGAAGGCTATGGTCATGGGGGAGGCTACGGCTACGGTGGAGCTCCCCTTTACGACGGCATAGTCGTAGACACTCCAGCTGTGGCAGCAGCAAAGGcccagttcttcaggcagtacaaccGACTGGCAGCTAAGGCTGCAGCTGCCCCTGATATCAATGCTTACGGATATCCGAGTGGTTACGGCTCCGGATGGTACTAA
- the LOC135200414 gene encoding acanthoscurrin-1-like: protein MKVLVMLAFLGVCSAGDPHQVYGSGWDPHGGGGGGGGYYQPRYTGPLASSVPAGIGGKVIPVSDTYEVAAAKNAFYHAYQRQLAAVAKGGHGHGGGYGHGGGGFGHGGGGFGHGGAGFGHGGGFGHGGGFGHGGGFGHGGGHGGGHGGGYGYGGAPLYDGIVVDTPAVSSAKAQFYRHYSRLGAKAAAAPDIDVYGNQKGYGSGWY from the exons ATGAAGGTTCTG GTCATGTTGGCATTTTTGGGGGTGTGCTCAGCAGGCGACCCCCATCAGGTCTACGGCTCCGGCTGGGATCCTCatggaggcggaggaggaggaggaggttactACCAGCCTCGATATACTGGGCCTTTGGCTTCGTCCGTTCCAGCAGGCATCGGAGGGAAGGTCATCCCTGTCTCTGATACCTACGAGGTGGCTGCTGCTAAGAATGCCTTCTACCACGCTTACCAGAGGCAGTTGGCAGCCGTTGCAAAAGGTGGCCACGGCCATGGTGGAGGATATGGACATGGAGGAGGAGGCTTTGGACATGGTGGAGGAGGATTTGGCCATGGTGGAGCAGGCTTTGGACACGGTGGAGGCTTTGGACATGGTGGAGGCTTTGGACATGGTGGAGGCTTTGGACATGGTGGAGGCCATGGTGGAGGCCATGGTGGAGGCTATGGCTACGGTGGAGCTCCCCTGTACGACGGCATAGTTGTAGACACTCCAGCTGTGTCCTCAGCAAAAGCCCAGTTCTACCGACACTACAGCCGACTGGGAGCTAAGGCTGCAGCAGCCCCTGATATTGATGTTTACGGAAACCAGAAGGGTTATGGCTCCGGATGGTATTAA
- the LOC135200413 gene encoding acanthoscurrin-1-like has product MKVLVTLAFLGVCSAGDPHQAYGSGWDPHGSGGGGGGYYQPRFSAPLASSVPAGIGGKVIPVSDTYEVAAAKNAFYHAYQRQLAAVAKGGHGHGGGYGHGGGGFGHGGGFGHGGGGFGHGGGGFGHGGGGFGHGGGGFGHGGGFGHGGGHGHGGGHGGGYGYGGAPLYDGIVVDTPAVSSAKAQFYRHYSHLAAKAAAAPDINAYGNQKGYGSGWY; this is encoded by the exons ATGAAGGTTCTG GTCACGTTGGCATTTTTGGGGGTGTGCTCAGCAGGCGACCCCCATCAGGCCTACGGCTCCGGATGGGATCCTCatggaagtggaggaggaggaggaggttactACCAGCCTCGATTTAGTGCGCCTTTGGCTTCGTCCGTCCCAGCAGGCATCGGAGGGAAGGTCATCCCTGTCTCTGATACCTACGAGGTGGCTGCTGCTAAGAATGCCTTCTACCACGCTTACCAGAGGCAGTTGGCAGCCGTTGCAAAAGGTGGCCATGGCCATGGTGGAGGATATGGACATGGAGGAGGAGGCTTTGGCCATGGTGGAGGCTTTGGACATGGCGGAGGAGGATTTGGCCATGGTGGAGGAGGATTTGGCCATGGTGGAGGAGGATTTGGCCATGGTGGAGGAGGATTTGGTCATGGTGGAGGCTTTGGACATGGTGGAGGCCACGGCCATGGTGGAGGCCATGGTGGAGGCTATGGCTACGGTGGAGCTCCCCTGTACGACGGCATAGTCGTAGACACTCCAGCTGTGTCCTCAGCAAAAGCCCAATTCTACCGACACTACAGCCATCTGGCAGCTAAGGCTGCAGCAGCCCCCGATATCAATGCTTACGGAAACCAGAAGGGTTATGGCTCCGGATGGTACTAA